The proteins below are encoded in one region of Buttiauxella gaviniae:
- the cysI gene encoding assimilatory sulfite reductase (NADPH) hemoprotein subunit: MSEKHPGPLVVEGKLSDAERLKRESNYLRGTIKEDLQDGLTGGFRGDNFLLIRFHGMYQQDDRDIRAERAEQKLEPRHAMMLRCRLPGGIITTEQWRAIDKFAEDKTIYGSIRLTNRQTFQFHGILKKNVKPAHEMLHEVGLDALATANDVNRNVLCTSNPVESELHQEAYEWAKKLSEHLLPRTRAYAEIWWDQEKVATTDEEPILGETYLPRKFKTTVVVPPQNDVDLHANDMNFIAIAKDGKLVGFNLLVGGGLSIEHGNKATYARTASEFGYIPLEHTLAVAEAVVTTQRDWGNRTDRKNAKTKYTLERVGVDVFKAEVERRAGITFEPIRPYEFTGRGDRIGWVKGIDDKWHLTLFIENGRILDYPGRPLKTGLVEIAKIHKGDFRLTANQNLIVAGVPESEKAKIEKLAKDHGLMHAVKPQRENSMACVAFPTCPLAMAEAERFLPQFVTKVEEVLEKHHVPDEHIVTRVTGCPNGCGRAMLAEIGLVGKAPGRYNLHIGGNRIGTRIPRMYRENITEPEILASIDELVGRWSKEREADEGFGDFTIRAGIIRPVLDPARDMWD, from the coding sequence ATGAGCGAAAAACACCCAGGACCATTAGTGGTCGAAGGCAAACTAAGCGATGCCGAGCGCCTGAAACGTGAAAGCAATTACCTGCGTGGCACCATTAAAGAAGATTTGCAGGATGGCCTGACCGGCGGCTTCAGAGGCGACAACTTTTTGCTGATCCGCTTCCACGGCATGTATCAGCAGGACGACCGTGATATTCGCGCTGAACGTGCGGAACAAAAACTCGAACCGCGCCATGCGATGATGCTGCGCTGCCGCCTGCCGGGCGGGATCATCACCACTGAGCAGTGGCGTGCCATCGACAAATTTGCCGAAGATAAAACCATTTACGGCAGCATTCGTCTGACCAACCGCCAGACCTTCCAGTTCCACGGCATTCTGAAAAAGAACGTGAAACCGGCGCATGAAATGTTGCATGAAGTTGGGCTGGACGCGCTGGCAACCGCCAATGACGTGAACCGTAACGTGCTTTGTACGTCTAACCCGGTGGAGTCTGAACTACACCAGGAAGCCTACGAATGGGCGAAGAAACTTTCTGAGCATTTGCTGCCGCGCACGCGTGCTTATGCTGAGATCTGGTGGGATCAAGAGAAAGTCGCCACCACCGATGAAGAGCCGATCCTCGGTGAAACGTATCTGCCGCGTAAGTTTAAAACCACCGTTGTGGTACCGCCGCAGAACGATGTCGATCTTCATGCCAACGACATGAACTTTATTGCGATCGCCAAAGACGGCAAGCTGGTGGGCTTTAACCTGCTGGTGGGCGGTGGTTTGTCCATCGAACATGGTAATAAAGCAACTTACGCACGCACCGCGAGCGAATTTGGCTACATTCCGCTGGAGCACACGCTGGCGGTAGCGGAGGCCGTTGTCACCACGCAGCGCGACTGGGGCAACCGTACCGACCGTAAAAATGCCAAAACCAAATACACCCTTGAACGTGTGGGTGTTGACGTTTTCAAAGCTGAAGTTGAACGCCGGGCGGGGATCACATTCGAACCGATCCGTCCGTATGAATTCACTGGCCGCGGCGATCGTATTGGTTGGGTAAAAGGCATCGACGACAAATGGCACCTGACGCTGTTTATCGAGAACGGTCGTATTCTGGATTACCCAGGCAGGCCGCTGAAAACGGGCCTGGTTGAGATCGCGAAGATCCATAAAGGTGATTTCCGCCTGACCGCCAACCAGAACCTGATCGTGGCGGGTGTGCCGGAAAGCGAAAAGGCAAAAATCGAGAAACTTGCCAAAGACCATGGGCTGATGCACGCGGTGAAACCGCAGCGCGAAAACTCAATGGCCTGTGTGGCATTTCCGACTTGCCCGCTGGCGATGGCAGAAGCTGAACGCTTCCTGCCGCAGTTTGTGACTAAAGTTGAAGAAGTGCTGGAAAAACACCATGTGCCGGACGAGCACATCGTAACGCGCGTCACCGGCTGCCCGAACGGCTGTGGCCGTGCGATGCTGGCGGAAATAGGCCTGGTGGGGAAAGCTCCGGGGCGCTACAACCTGCACATTGGCGGTAACCGTATCGGGACGCGTATTCCACGTATGTATCGTGAAAATATTACCGAACCGGAAATTCTGGCTTCCATTGATGAGCTGGTTGGGCGCTGGTCGAAAGAACGCGAGGCTGACGAAGGCTTTGGCGACTTTACCATTCGCGCCGGGATTATCCGTCCGGTTCTCGATCCGGCACGGGATATGTGGGATTAA
- the cysJ gene encoding NADPH-dependent assimilatory sulfite reductase flavoprotein subunit, protein MTTQAPPTALLPLTPEQLARLQAATTDFSQTQLAWLSGYFWGMINQQPGAVAAPQPPAAEVPVITLLSASQTGNARRVSEQLRDDLLAAKLNVNLVNAGDYKFKQIAQEKLLVVVTSTQGEGEPPEEAVALHKFLFSKKAPKLPGTAFAVFSLGDTSYEFFCQSGKDFDSKLAELGGERLLDRVDSDVEFQPAAAEWRAKIVEVLKSRVPAETPAQAAVTATGVVNEVSSSPYSKEAPLAATLAVNQKITGRDSEKDVRHFEIDLGDSGLRYQPGDALGVWYQNDPALVKELVELLWLKGDESVSVDGKTLPLSEALEWHFELTINTANIVEKYAQTTRNAALLDLVGDKTKLQHFAQSTPIVDMVRYAPAELTAEQLIELLRPLTPRLYSIASSQAEAENEVHITVGVVRYDIEGRARTGGASGFLADRLEEDGEVRVFIEHNDNFRLPANPETPVIMIGPGTGIAPFRAFMQQRENDGAGGKNWLFFGNPHFTDDFLYQVEWQRYVKDGLLTNIDLAWSRDQQHKIYVQDKLREKGAELWNWINEGAHIYVCGDANRMAKDVEQALLEVVAEFGGMDIETADEFLSELRVERRYQRDVY, encoded by the coding sequence ATGACAACACAGGCCCCACCGACAGCTTTGCTGCCGCTCACTCCGGAGCAGCTTGCGCGCCTCCAGGCGGCGACAACCGACTTCTCGCAGACTCAACTGGCCTGGTTATCGGGCTATTTCTGGGGAATGATTAACCAACAACCCGGCGCGGTAGCGGCACCACAACCTCCAGCGGCAGAGGTTCCGGTTATCACTCTACTCTCTGCTTCGCAGACCGGTAACGCACGCCGCGTCAGCGAACAGCTGCGTGATGATTTACTCGCAGCAAAATTAAACGTCAACCTGGTGAATGCGGGCGACTATAAATTCAAACAAATTGCCCAGGAAAAACTGCTGGTTGTCGTAACATCCACACAAGGCGAAGGCGAACCGCCTGAAGAAGCCGTGGCGTTGCACAAGTTCCTGTTCTCGAAGAAAGCACCAAAACTCCCGGGCACTGCGTTTGCGGTGTTCAGCCTCGGCGATACGTCTTATGAATTCTTCTGCCAGTCCGGTAAAGATTTTGATTCCAAACTTGCAGAGCTGGGCGGTGAACGCCTGCTGGATCGCGTTGATAGCGACGTTGAGTTCCAGCCTGCCGCCGCTGAATGGCGTGCAAAAATTGTCGAGGTTTTGAAATCTCGCGTTCCGGCAGAAACACCGGCGCAAGCGGCAGTGACTGCCACCGGCGTGGTTAACGAAGTTTCCTCAAGCCCGTACAGCAAAGAAGCGCCATTAGCCGCAACGCTTGCGGTTAACCAGAAAATCACCGGCCGTGATTCTGAGAAAGATGTGCGTCATTTCGAAATCGATCTGGGGGATTCCGGCCTGCGCTATCAGCCGGGCGACGCGCTTGGCGTCTGGTATCAAAACGATCCCGCACTCGTGAAAGAGTTGGTTGAATTATTGTGGCTGAAGGGCGACGAAAGCGTCTCCGTTGATGGCAAAACCTTGCCCCTTAGCGAAGCGCTGGAGTGGCATTTTGAGCTAACAATTAACACCGCCAATATCGTTGAGAAATATGCTCAGACTACTCGCAACGCCGCGCTGCTGGATTTAGTTGGTGATAAAACGAAGCTGCAACACTTTGCCCAAAGCACGCCGATTGTCGACATGGTGCGTTACGCGCCTGCTGAATTAACGGCTGAGCAACTGATTGAGCTGCTGCGCCCGTTAACGCCGCGCCTGTACTCCATCGCCTCATCCCAGGCAGAAGCTGAAAACGAAGTGCATATTACGGTAGGCGTTGTGCGTTATGACATCGAAGGCCGTGCCCGTACCGGTGGCGCTTCAGGTTTCCTGGCTGACCGTCTTGAAGAAGATGGTGAAGTACGCGTGTTTATCGAACATAACGACAACTTCCGTCTGCCTGCTAACCCGGAAACACCGGTGATTATGATTGGCCCTGGCACCGGCATTGCCCCCTTCCGTGCCTTTATGCAGCAGCGTGAAAACGACGGAGCAGGCGGCAAAAACTGGCTGTTCTTCGGTAACCCACACTTTACCGACGATTTCCTTTATCAGGTGGAATGGCAGCGTTACGTCAAAGACGGCCTGCTGACTAACATCGATCTTGCCTGGTCTCGCGACCAGCAACACAAAATATACGTACAAGATAAACTGCGTGAAAAAGGCGCGGAACTGTGGAACTGGATTAATGAAGGTGCCCACATTTACGTCTGCGGCGATGCGAATCGCATGGCGAAAGACGTTGAGCAGGCGTTACTGGAAGTGGTGGCCGAGTTCGGTGGCATGGATATCGAAACGGCAGATGAATTTTTAAGTGAGCTGCGCGTTGAGCGCCGTTATCAGCGAGATGTCTACTAA
- the queE gene encoding 7-carboxy-7-deazaguanine synthase QueE — MQYPINEMFQTLQGEGYFTGVPAIFIRLQGCPVGCAWCDTKHTWEKLADREVSLFSILAKTKESDKWGSASAEDLLAIFQRQDYTARHVVITGGEPCIHDLTPLTSLFEHHGYSCQIETSGTHEVRCTAGTWVTVSPKVNMRGGYDVLSQALERADEIKHPVGRMRDIEALDELLATLVDDKKRVIALQPISQKEDATRLCIETCIARNWRLSMQTHKYLNIA; from the coding sequence ATGCAGTATCCGATTAACGAGATGTTCCAGACCCTGCAAGGGGAGGGCTATTTTACTGGTGTGCCCGCCATTTTTATTCGCCTACAAGGCTGCCCGGTGGGCTGCGCGTGGTGCGATACCAAACACACCTGGGAAAAACTCGCGGATCGTGAAGTCTCTCTGTTTAGCATTCTGGCCAAAACCAAAGAAAGCGACAAATGGGGCAGCGCCAGCGCTGAAGACCTGCTGGCGATTTTCCAGCGCCAGGATTACACCGCGCGCCACGTGGTGATTACCGGCGGCGAACCGTGTATTCACGATCTCACCCCGTTAACCTCGCTGTTTGAGCATCATGGTTATAGCTGTCAGATTGAAACCAGCGGCACTCATGAAGTGCGTTGCACCGCAGGAACCTGGGTAACGGTTTCCCCTAAAGTGAACATGCGCGGTGGCTACGACGTGCTTTCCCAGGCGCTGGAGCGCGCTGATGAAATTAAACATCCGGTAGGACGTATGCGTGATATAGAAGCGCTGGACGAACTGCTGGCAACGCTGGTTGATGATAAAAAGCGGGTGATTGCACTCCAACCTATCAGCCAGAAAGAAGACGCTACGCGTCTGTGTATCGAAACCTGTATCGCCCGTAACTGGCGACTGTCGATGCAGACACATAAGTATTTGAATATCGCTTAA
- the adhP gene encoding alcohol dehydrogenase AdhP codes for MKAAVVNKDHSVGIIDKPVRALKHGEALLNMECCGVCHTDLHVKNGDFGDVTGITLGHEGIGVVKTVGPGVTSLKVGDRASVAWFFRGCGNCEYCNTGNETLCRSVTNAGYTADGGMAEECIVVADYAVKVPDGLESAAASSVTCAGVTTYKAVKVSHIKPGQWIAIYGLGGLGNLALQYAKNVFNAKVIAIDVNDAQLDFAKESGADLVINSRNEDAAKVIQEKVGGAHAAVVTAVAKAAFNSAVDAVRAGARIVAVGLPSESMSLNIPRLVLDGIEVVGSLVGTRHDLAEAFQFAAEGKVVPKVTLRPLEDINAIFKEMEEGKIKGRMVIDFKTKK; via the coding sequence ATGAAAGCAGCAGTTGTGAATAAAGACCACTCTGTAGGGATCATTGATAAACCCGTTCGCGCCCTTAAACACGGCGAAGCATTGCTTAACATGGAATGTTGTGGCGTATGCCACACCGATTTACATGTAAAAAATGGAGATTTTGGTGACGTAACCGGCATTACCCTCGGGCATGAAGGTATTGGTGTTGTGAAGACGGTGGGGCCTGGCGTCACGTCCCTGAAAGTAGGTGACCGCGCAAGCGTTGCGTGGTTCTTCCGGGGCTGTGGGAACTGCGAATACTGTAACACCGGCAACGAAACCCTCTGTCGCAGCGTCACGAACGCGGGTTATACCGCCGATGGTGGCATGGCTGAAGAGTGTATCGTGGTGGCAGATTACGCAGTAAAAGTTCCCGATGGGCTTGAATCTGCTGCTGCGAGTAGTGTGACTTGTGCAGGCGTCACCACTTATAAAGCGGTGAAAGTTTCCCACATTAAGCCGGGTCAGTGGATCGCGATTTATGGCTTAGGCGGCCTTGGCAACCTCGCGCTGCAATACGCTAAAAATGTCTTTAATGCCAAAGTCATTGCTATTGATGTGAATGATGCTCAGTTAGATTTCGCCAAAGAGAGCGGGGCGGATTTGGTCATTAACTCGCGCAATGAAGATGCTGCCAAAGTCATTCAGGAGAAAGTGGGTGGCGCACATGCGGCGGTAGTGACTGCCGTGGCGAAAGCGGCATTTAACTCTGCGGTAGACGCCGTACGCGCAGGCGCGCGTATTGTTGCGGTGGGTTTGCCATCTGAATCTATGAGCTTGAACATTCCACGTCTGGTTCTCGATGGGATCGAAGTGGTGGGTTCATTAGTGGGAACCCGTCATGATTTAGCCGAAGCCTTCCAGTTTGCTGCCGAAGGTAAAGTAGTGCCTAAAGTCACCCTGCGCCCTCTGGAAGATATCAATGCCATCTTCAAAGAAATGGAAGAAGGGAAAATCAAAGGCCGTATGGTGATTGATTTTAAAACTAAGAAGTAA
- the eno gene encoding phosphopyruvate hydratase, producing MSKIVKVIGREIIDSRGNPTVEAEVHLEGGFVGMAAAPSGASTGSREALELRDGDKSRFLGKGVLKAVAAVNGPIAAAVTGKDAKDQANIDKIMIDLDGTENKSNFGANAILAVSLAAAKAAAASKGLPLYAHIAELNGTPGKFSMPLPMMNIINGGEHADNNVDIQEFMIQPVGAKTLKEAIRMGSEVFHTLAKVLKSKGMGTAVGDEGGYAPNLGSNAEALAVIAEAVKAAGYELGKDITLAMDCAASEFYKDGKYVLAGEGNKAFTSEEFTHFLEELTKQYPIVSIEDGLDESDWDGFAYQTKVMGDKLQLVGDDLFVTNTKILKRGIDNGIANSILIKFNQIGSLTETLAAIKMAKDAGYTAVISHRSGETEDATIADLAVGTAAGQIKTGSMSRSDRVAKYNQLIRIEEALAAAGTPAPFNGLKEVKGQ from the coding sequence ATGTCCAAAATCGTTAAAGTCATCGGTCGTGAAATCATCGACTCCCGTGGTAACCCGACTGTTGAAGCTGAAGTTCATCTGGAAGGCGGTTTCGTAGGTATGGCTGCGGCGCCATCAGGTGCTTCTACTGGTTCCCGCGAAGCGCTGGAACTGCGCGATGGCGACAAATCTCGCTTCCTGGGCAAAGGCGTTCTGAAAGCCGTTGCTGCAGTTAACGGCCCGATTGCTGCGGCTGTAACTGGTAAAGATGCGAAAGACCAGGCTAACATCGATAAGATCATGATCGACCTGGACGGTACCGAAAACAAATCCAACTTCGGCGCTAACGCAATCCTGGCTGTTTCTCTGGCTGCTGCTAAAGCTGCTGCTGCCTCTAAAGGCCTGCCGCTGTATGCACACATCGCTGAACTGAACGGCACCCCAGGCAAATTCTCTATGCCACTGCCTATGATGAACATCATCAACGGCGGCGAGCACGCTGATAACAACGTTGATATCCAAGAGTTCATGATTCAACCAGTTGGCGCGAAAACTCTGAAAGAAGCCATCCGTATGGGTTCTGAAGTTTTCCACACCCTGGCTAAAGTTCTGAAATCTAAAGGCATGGGTACTGCTGTTGGTGACGAAGGTGGCTATGCGCCAAACTTGGGTTCCAACGCTGAAGCACTGGCTGTAATCGCTGAAGCGGTTAAAGCTGCAGGTTACGAGCTGGGTAAAGACATTACTCTGGCTATGGACTGTGCTGCTTCTGAATTCTACAAAGACGGTAAATACGTTCTGGCTGGCGAAGGCAACAAAGCTTTCACCTCTGAAGAATTCACCCACTTCCTGGAAGAGCTGACCAAACAGTACCCAATCGTTTCTATCGAAGACGGTCTGGACGAGTCTGATTGGGATGGTTTCGCATACCAGACCAAAGTAATGGGCGACAAACTTCAACTGGTTGGTGATGACCTGTTCGTAACCAACACCAAAATCCTGAAAAGAGGTATCGACAACGGTATCGCTAACTCCATTCTGATCAAATTCAACCAGATCGGTTCTCTGACCGAAACTCTGGCTGCGATCAAAATGGCGAAAGATGCTGGCTACACTGCAGTTATCTCTCACCGTTCAGGCGAAACTGAAGATGCTACCATCGCTGACCTGGCTGTTGGTACTGCTGCAGGCCAGATCAAAACAGGTTCTATGAGCCGTTCTGACCGTGTTGCTAAGTACAACCAGCTGATTCGTATCGAAGAAGCTCTGGCTGCTGCCGGTACTCCAGCACCGTTCAACGGTCTGAAAGAAGTTAAAGGTCAGTAA
- the queD gene encoding 6-carboxytetrahydropterin synthase QueD: MMTTTLFKDFTFEAAHRLPHVPEGHKCGRLHGHSFMVRLEITGEVDAYTGWIMDFSELKAAFKPTYDRLDHYYLNDIPGLENPTSEVLAKWIWDEMKPLVPLLSAVMVKETCTAGCVYKG, translated from the coding sequence ATCATGACCACCACCCTGTTTAAAGATTTTACCTTCGAAGCCGCTCACCGCCTGCCACATGTGCCAGAAGGTCACAAATGCGGTCGCCTGCACGGCCACTCGTTTATGGTGCGCCTGGAAATCACTGGCGAGGTCGATGCTTATACCGGCTGGATTATGGATTTCTCCGAGCTGAAAGCGGCGTTTAAACCGACCTATGACAGGCTGGATCACTACTATCTGAATGATATTCCAGGTCTTGAAAATCCGACCAGCGAAGTGCTGGCAAAGTGGATTTGGGATGAGATGAAGCCGCTGGTGCCGCTTCTAAGCGCGGTGATGGTGAAAGAAACGTGTACCGCCGGTTGCGTGTATAAGGGTTGA
- the pyrG gene encoding glutamine hydrolyzing CTP synthase, with translation MTTNYIFVTGGVVSSLGKGIAAASLAAILEARGLNVSIMKLDPYINVDPGTMSPIQHGEVFVTEDGAETDLDLGHYERFIRNKMTRRNNFTTGRIYSEVLRKERRGDYLGATVQVIPHITNAIKERILEGGEGYDVVLVEIGGTVGDIESLPFLEAIRQMAVEVGREHTLYMHLTLVPYMAAAGEVKTKPTQHSVKELLSIGIQPDVLICRSDRVVPANERAKIALFCNVPEKAVISLKDVDSIYKIPGLLKSQGLDDYICKRFSLNVPEANLSEWEQVIYEEANPTSEVTIGMVGKYIELPDAYKSVIEALKHGGLKNRLTVNIKLIDSQDVETRGAEEVLKGLDAILIPGGFGYRGVEGKIATARYAREQNIPYLGICLGMQVALIEFARNVAGMANANSTEFVPDCKYPVVALITEWRDEEGNVEVRTEKSDLGGTMRLGGQQCQLTDGSLVRQMYGEPTIVERHRHRYEVNNMLLKQIETAGLRVAGRSGDDQLVEIIEVPNHPWFVACQFHPEFTSTPRDGHPLFAGFVKAAGEYQKRQAK, from the coding sequence ATGACAACGAACTATATTTTTGTGACCGGCGGGGTCGTTTCCTCTCTGGGTAAAGGCATTGCCGCAGCCTCCCTCGCAGCTATTCTCGAAGCCCGTGGCCTCAACGTATCCATCATGAAACTCGATCCGTACATTAACGTCGATCCGGGTACCATGAGCCCTATTCAACATGGGGAAGTGTTCGTTACAGAAGACGGCGCTGAAACCGACCTGGATTTAGGTCACTACGAGCGTTTCATTCGCAACAAAATGACGCGTCGTAACAACTTCACCACTGGCCGTATTTACTCAGAAGTTCTGCGTAAAGAGCGCCGTGGCGACTACCTGGGCGCGACCGTTCAGGTTATTCCACATATCACGAACGCTATCAAAGAACGCATCCTTGAAGGTGGCGAAGGCTACGATGTCGTACTGGTAGAAATCGGCGGTACTGTAGGTGATATCGAATCCCTGCCGTTCCTCGAAGCGATTCGTCAGATGGCGGTAGAAGTGGGTCGTGAGCACACCCTGTATATGCACCTGACTTTGGTGCCGTACATGGCCGCTGCCGGTGAAGTGAAAACTAAACCGACTCAACACTCCGTAAAAGAACTGCTTTCCATCGGTATTCAGCCAGACGTGCTGATCTGCCGCTCTGACCGCGTGGTTCCGGCAAACGAACGTGCAAAAATTGCATTGTTCTGTAACGTACCGGAGAAGGCGGTAATTTCTCTGAAAGATGTCGATTCCATCTATAAAATTCCAGGCCTGTTGAAATCACAGGGGCTGGACGATTATATTTGTAAACGATTCAGCTTGAACGTTCCTGAAGCTAACTTGTCCGAATGGGAACAGGTTATCTACGAAGAAGCGAATCCGACAAGCGAAGTCACAATTGGTATGGTCGGCAAGTACATCGAACTGCCGGACGCCTACAAATCTGTGATTGAAGCGCTGAAACACGGTGGCTTGAAAAATCGCCTGACCGTTAACATCAAGCTGATTGACTCGCAGGATGTTGAAACTCGCGGTGCTGAAGAAGTGCTGAAGGGATTGGATGCTATCCTTATCCCTGGCGGTTTCGGTTACCGTGGTGTGGAAGGCAAAATCGCCACCGCGCGCTATGCTCGTGAGCAAAACATTCCTTATCTGGGCATTTGCTTAGGTATGCAGGTTGCGCTGATCGAGTTCGCACGAAACGTTGCAGGCATGGCTAACGCCAACTCAACTGAATTTGTGCCAGACTGTAAATACCCGGTGGTCGCCTTAATCACCGAGTGGCGCGACGAAGAAGGTAACGTTGAAGTTCGTACTGAAAAGAGCGACTTAGGCGGCACCATGCGTCTTGGTGGCCAGCAGTGTCAGTTGACCGATGGTAGTCTGGTGCGCCAGATGTACGGTGAACCGACAATCGTTGAGCGCCATCGCCATCGTTATGAAGTCAACAACATGTTGTTGAAGCAAATTGAAACAGCAGGTCTGCGCGTTGCGGGCCGTTCCGGTGATGACCAACTGGTAGAAATCATCGAAGTGCCAAATCATCCGTGGTTTGTTGCTTGCCAGTTCCACCCGGAATTTACTTCTACTCCGCGTGATGGGCACCCACTGTTTGCAGGCTTTGTTAAAGCCGCAGGTGAGTACCAAAAGCGTCAGGCGAAGTAA
- the mazG gene encoding nucleoside triphosphate pyrophosphohydrolase, with the protein MNQITRLLGIMKRLRDPETGCPWDREQTFATIAPYTLEETYEVLDAINREDFDDLRGELGDLLFQVVFYAQMAQEEGRFNFDDICEAIGDKLERRHPHIFADATAENSTEVLARWEQIKTDERAEKAQHSALDDIPHALPALMRAQKIQKRCSTVGFDWTTLGPVLDKVYEEIDEVMFEAKQAVVDETKLEEEVGDLLFATVNLARHLGTKAETALQKANLKFERRFRQVEQIIAARGLTMTGVDLEIMEEVWQEVKRQETDI; encoded by the coding sequence TTGAATCAAATCACCCGCCTTCTGGGCATCATGAAGCGCCTGCGCGACCCGGAAACCGGCTGCCCGTGGGATCGTGAACAAACTTTCGCGACCATTGCGCCCTACACCCTGGAAGAAACCTACGAAGTGCTCGATGCCATCAACCGCGAAGATTTTGATGATTTACGCGGTGAGCTGGGCGATTTGCTGTTCCAGGTTGTGTTCTACGCGCAAATGGCTCAGGAAGAAGGGCGCTTTAATTTCGATGATATTTGTGAGGCGATCGGCGACAAACTCGAGCGCCGCCACCCGCATATCTTTGCCGACGCAACGGCTGAAAACAGCACTGAAGTGCTGGCGCGTTGGGAGCAAATTAAAACGGACGAACGTGCCGAAAAAGCACAACATTCAGCGCTCGATGACATTCCACATGCGCTGCCTGCGTTAATGCGTGCGCAGAAAATCCAGAAACGTTGTTCAACCGTTGGTTTTGACTGGACCACGCTCGGCCCGGTGTTAGATAAGGTCTACGAAGAGATCGACGAAGTGATGTTTGAGGCGAAACAGGCCGTCGTTGATGAAACAAAACTGGAAGAAGAAGTCGGTGATTTATTGTTCGCCACCGTCAATCTTGCGCGCCATTTAGGGACTAAAGCTGAAACGGCATTACAAAAAGCTAACCTCAAATTCGAGCGCCGTTTCCGCCAGGTGGAACAGATTATTGCCGCCAGAGGCCTGACAATGACCGGTGTCGACCTGGAAATCATGGAAGAAGTCTGGCAAGAAGTTAAACGCCAGGAAACTGATATCTAA
- the cysH gene encoding phosphoadenosine phosphosulfate reductase produces MSVLDLKALNELPKVERVMALAEVNAQLEKLSAEQRVTWSLENLPGEFVLSSSFGIQAAVSLHLVTQQFPNIPVILTDTGYLFPETYQFIDELTDKLKLNLKVFSAKESAAWQEARYGKLWEQGVEGIEKYNDINKVEPMNRALRELNGQTWFAGLRREQSGSRANLPVLAIQREVFKILPIIDWDNRQVYQYLTANGLKYHPLWDQGYLSVGDTHTTRKWEEGMAEEETRFFGLKRECGLHEG; encoded by the coding sequence ATGTCCGTACTCGATCTAAAAGCACTGAATGAATTACCGAAAGTCGAGCGTGTAATGGCGCTGGCTGAGGTCAACGCTCAGCTCGAAAAACTTAGCGCCGAGCAGCGCGTGACCTGGTCGCTGGAAAATCTTCCGGGCGAGTTTGTGTTGTCCTCAAGTTTTGGTATTCAGGCGGCGGTAAGCCTGCACTTGGTTACGCAGCAGTTTCCCAATATTCCGGTCATTCTCACTGATACGGGCTACCTGTTCCCGGAAACTTACCAGTTTATCGATGAGCTGACGGACAAGCTGAAATTGAACCTGAAAGTCTTCAGCGCCAAAGAGAGTGCCGCCTGGCAGGAAGCGCGCTACGGAAAACTGTGGGAGCAGGGCGTTGAGGGCATTGAAAAATACAATGACATCAACAAAGTCGAGCCGATGAACCGCGCATTGCGTGAGCTTAACGGGCAAACTTGGTTTGCGGGTTTACGCCGTGAGCAATCCGGCAGCCGGGCGAATTTGCCGGTGCTGGCGATTCAGCGCGAAGTATTCAAAATTCTGCCGATCATCGACTGGGACAACCGCCAGGTTTACCAGTACCTGACCGCCAACGGCCTGAAATACCACCCGCTGTGGGATCAGGGCTATCTTTCCGTCGGCGATACCCACACCACGCGCAAATGGGAAGAGGGTATGGCAGAAGAAGAAACCCGTTTCTTTGGTTTGAAGCGTGAATGTGGTCTTCACGAAGGTTGA